From a region of the Sesamum indicum cultivar Zhongzhi No. 13 linkage group LG3, S_indicum_v1.0, whole genome shotgun sequence genome:
- the LOC105157417 gene encoding putative late blight resistance protein homolog R1B-14 has product MAVAAYVMQLCLSHVLNNLQHPARLRRLHVDTNQIKSLQETVQFLLDFLEAHSQRISEEIGVLGRQIANAAAEAEEVVDRHVVDQLRFRSEEESHCMAALSSFSQDIDKVTGKLDSLTKELTKMVKEEWAVDAQEEQCIVSVPVKSPKASGKKTTVVGFDEHVERIVDKLTRGEPDLQILPIVGMGGIGKTTLAQNIFDHPYTVHYFPKRIWLTISQEYSLREILSSLLHNGKKQESNQTEAELGQRLYQSLFGERYLIVMDDVWSVEAWNDLKLFFPNNGKGSRVMLTTRESSLAISLGSQESYSLDFLNEEKSWNLFCQETFAQKDCPYPELEEIGKNMAKSCNGLPLTIVVLGGLLANSNMTWEYWESVAKNVNTFRNSKDYEGCLKILSLSYNNLPVHLKPCFLYMGVFPEDFDIRVSRLTRLWIAEGFLKPITGKSLEEVAEKYLRDLIDRNLFLSLESGIDGKLKKCGIHDLLRDLCLREYEKEHYLYAPKVQSVDASNMKEDECFICRDGTQLQRIDLNEVHDASQLTSLASVLVCNTCKNKYPSLNKARVVKARLVDKLGHSAKEEIVHPTSLRYLEMMNMADYDFSSPSTIALLWNQMTFSLIYFGSFRKKILSYEMWGMPQLRECRSLDCDFVLPEEAATQDFIIMENLHALVSLRNFKCTEEVLRRIPNLKKLGIYYDEVDEIEWTYYNPIHLQKLESLSIKTEYRPLENLTFPASLKKLRLEGCNIPWEKIMSVGSFLPNLEKLVLETNWIEEYEWNQVEGDFPRLKFLKISYSYFLKRWRAENIHFPNLEILFLEHMLGLEEIPSILGDIPTLHSIYLDGSNDSVIGLAKQIVEEQHGYGNEILQLYTDGERYQVGSS; this is encoded by the coding sequence ATGGCAGTGGCAGCTTATGTTATGCAACTTTGCCTCTCACATGTCCTTAACAATCTCCAGCATCCTGCTCGTCTCCGTCGGCTTCATGTCGacacaaatcaaattaagaGCCTGCAAGAGACTGTTCAGTTCTTGCTAGACTTTCTTGAAGCTCATTCCCAAAGAATAAGTGAAGAAATTGGAGTTCTGGGGAGGCAAATCGCTAATGCTGCTGCAGAAGCAGAAGAAGTTGTTGACCGCCATGTAGTGGATCAGCTTCGTTTTAGATCTGAGGAAGAAAGTCATTGTATGGCAGCCCTCTCATCTTTCTCTCAAGATATAGACAAAGTCACTGGAAAGTTGGATTCCCTCACAAAAGAGTTGACGAAGATGGTGAAAGAAGAATGGGCAGTCGACGCCCAAGAAGAGCAGTGCATAGTGTCTGTGCCTGTCAAATCACCAAAAGCGAGTGGCAAGAAGACTACTGTGGTGGGATTTGATGAACACGTGGAACGAATCGTGGATAAGCTCACCAGAGGTGAACCTGATCTCCAGATCCTCCCCATTGTAGGGATGGGAGGGATTGGTAAGACTACTTTagctcaaaatatttttgatcatCCATATACTGTGCACTACTTTCCCAAACGAATTTGGCTCACAATATCTCAAGAATATAGTTTACGGGAAATTCTTTCATCCCTTCTTCATAATGGAAAAAAGCAAGAGAGTAATCAAACTGAGGCCGAATTAGGACAACGATTGTACCAAAGTTTATTCGGGGAAAGATATTTGATAGTTATGGATGATGTATGGAGTGTAGAGGCTTGGAATGATTTAAAGTTGTTCTTTCCAAATAACGGAAAAGGAAGTCGAGTTATGCTGACTACTAGGGAGTCAAGCTTGGCGATTTCTTTAGGCTCTCAAGAATCTTATTCGTTAGATTTTCTAAATGAGGAAAAAAGTTGGAATTTGTTTTGTCAAGAAACCTTTGCACAAAAAGATTGTCCATATCCGGAATTGGAGGAAATTGGTAAGAACATGGCAAAGAGTTGCAATGGACTTCCACTAACAATTGTTGTTCTCGGCGGGCTGCTTGCAAACTCCAACATGACATGGGAATATTGGGAGTCTGTCGCAAAAAATGTGAACACTTTTCGTAATTCAAAAGATTATGAGGGATGTCTAAAGATATTGTCATTGAGCTATAACAATTTGCCCGTTCATCTTAAACCATGTTTTCTCTATATGGGTGTTTTTCCTGAAGATTTTGATATTCGTGTTTCCAGACTAACCAGATTATGGATTGCTGAAGGATTTCTAAAACCAATAACAGGTAAAAGCTTAGAAGAGGTAGCAGAGAAATACTTAAGAGACCTTATTGATAGAAATCTATTTTTGAGTCTTGAATCTGGGATTGAtgggaaattaaaaaaatgtggaATCCATGATCTTCTTAGAGATTTATGCTTGAGAGAATATGAAAAGGAACATTACTTGTATGCCCCAAAAGTGCAATCTGTTGATGCTAGCAATATGAAGGAGGACGAGTGCTTCATATGTCGCGATGGGACCCAACTCCAAAGGATAGATCTAAATGAAGTGCATGATGCCTCACAACTGACATCTCTTGCAAGTGTTTTGGTCTGTAACACCTGCAAAAATAAGTATCCGAGTCTTAATAAAGCGAGAGTAGTGAAGGCAAGATTAGTGGATAAGTTGGGACATTCtgctaaagaagaaattgtgCACCCTACTAGCTTGCGGTATCTTGAGATGATGAATATGGCTGATTACGATTTTTCGTCTCCATCTACAATAGCTTTACTCTGGAATCAAATGACTTTTAGTCTTATCTATTTTGGCagtttcagaaaaaaaattctatcatATGAAATGTGGGGTATGCCACAGCTTAGGGAATGTCGTAGTTTAGATTGTGATTTTGTTTTGCCTGAGGAAGCAGCTACTCAAGATTTCATTATTATGGAGAACCTACATGCGCTTGTTAGTTTGAGAAACTTCAAGTGTACAGAGGAGGTCCTTAGAAGAATACCAAATCTGAAGAAACTAGGTATTTACTATGATGAAGTGGACGAAATAGAATGGACGTACTACAATCCTATCCATCTGCAAAAACTCGAATCACTTTCTATCAAAACTGAGTATCGTCCATTGGAGAATCTCACCTTCCCGGCTTCACTTAAGAAGCTGCGCTTGGAAGGTTGTAATATTCCTTGGGAAAAGATAATGAGTGTTGGTTCCTTCTTGCCTAATCTTGAAAAGCTTGTATTGGAAACTAATTGGATCGAGGAGTATGAGTGGAATCAAGTTGAGGGCGACTTTCCTCGactcaaattcttgaaaatttcttaCAGTTATTTCCTAAAGCGGTGGAGGGCAGAAAATATCCACTTTCCTAATCTTGAGATCCTCTTTCTAGAGCACATGCTGGGTTTGGAGGAGATCCCTTCAATTCTTGGAGACATACCCACACTCCATTCCATTTATTTGGATGGTTCTAATGATTCTGTCATCGGTTTGGCAAAGCAAATAGTGGAGGAACAACATGGCTATGGAAATGAGATTCTTCAACTTTATACAGATGGTGAAAGGTATCAAGTTGGTAGTTCCTAA